Below is a window of Agathobacter rectalis ATCC 33656 DNA.
CGGAAGAATATTATGTCTATACGCTTGTTTCGTTAATGGAAAAATTTATAACCATTGGAACTATTTTGCTAATAAGTGTACTGATTGAGAAATTAGTTCCAACAGCATTCTTTTTGTTATTCTTTTTGTCATTAAGAAAAAGAACAGGCGGATATCATATGAATACCTTTTTTCAATGTTATTTGGGTACAGTGGTTACTTATATGCTTGTCTTAGGTTTATGTATGGTTCTGGTTGACTATCCGCAGCTGGTTTTTGGATTATTATTAGTTGCAATTTGCATAGTTGAAGTTATAGGGACTGTTAATCATCCCAACATACATATGGATGCGGTAGAACTGTCAGAATCAAAGAGGGCGGCAAGAATTTTGTGTGCAGTTGAAGTGTGTGTTATTTACACTTTTACTTTGCTCGGAGCCGATATGATGTATGTTTGCCATATGGCAGTTGCTGTTATATTATGTGCGGTTCTGTTGCTGATAGCTAAAATATTAAAACAGGAGGTAAAGAGAAATGAAGAAAATTAACAAAAAGGTATTGAAGGTTGTGGAGAGGGTGATAAGAAATGAGATTAAGAGAGCCAGTGGTGATCCTCCGTTTTGTTTGGGGATATTTCATCAACCGAAAAGACCGGTAGAACATAAATGTAATAGAGAAAATAAATAAAGAAATAAATGGTAGTATATTTCTTCACAGACTCCTTAAATCCTATAATTTCAAGCTTT
It encodes the following:
- a CDS encoding accessory gene regulator B family protein, with translation MIEKMAMGLVDQMAEEKMIDKEAEEYYVYTLVSLMEKFITIGTILLISVLIEKLVPTAFFLLFFLSLRKRTGGYHMNTFFQCYLGTVVTYMLVLGLCMVLVDYPQLVFGLLLVAICIVEVIGTVNHPNIHMDAVELSESKRAARILCAVEVCVIYTFTLLGADMMYVCHMAVAVILCAVLLLIAKILKQEVKRNEEN
- a CDS encoding AgrD family cyclic lactone autoinducer peptide, which produces MKKINKKVLKVVERVIRNEIKRASGDPPFCLGIFHQPKRPVEHKCNRENK